From Plasmodium brasilianum strain Bolivian I chromosome 3, whole genome shotgun sequence, the proteins below share one genomic window:
- a CDS encoding calcium-dependent protein kinase 4 has protein sequence MGQELSSPGEPKTEENKGNKKTGKGSNGKNDSKDGGSSISKKLTQNSFNNSKLRPGMFIQNSNVVFNEQYKGIKILGKGSFGEVILSRDKHTGHEYAIKVISKKHVKRKTDKQSLLREVELLKMLDHINIMKLYEFFEDNNYYYLVSDVYSGGELFDEIISRKRFYEIDAARIIKQVLSGITYMHKNNVVHRDLKPENILLETKNKEDMIIKIIDFGLSTHFEYSKKMKDKIGTAYYIAPDVLHGTYDEKCDIWSCGVILYILLSGCPPFNGSNEYDILKKVETGKYTFDLPQFKKISDKAKDLIRKMLMYTSAVRISARDALEHEWIKLMTSKDNVSIDIPSLELSITNIRQFQSTQKLAQAALLYMGSKLTTIDETKELTKIFKKMDKNGDGQLDRNELIIGYKELLKLKGENTSDLDSAAIEYEVDQILSSIDLDQNGYIEYSEFLTVSIDRKLLLSTERLEKAFKLFDKDGSGKISANELAQLFGLSDVSSDCWKTVLKEVDQNNDGEIDFKEFRDMLVKLCNY, from the exons ATGGGTCAGGAATTGTCGAGTCCTGGTGAGCCAAAAACCGAAGAGAacaaaggaaataaaaaaacaggAAAAGGAAGCAACGGGAAAAACGATTCAAAAGATGGAGGTTCGagtatttctaaaaaattaacacaaAATAGTTTTAATAATAGCAAATTAAGACCTGGCATGTTCATACAAAATAGTAATGTAGTATTTAATGAACAatataaaggaataaaaatattagggAAAGGATCTTTTGGTGAAGTTATATTAAGTAGAGATAAACATACAGGACACGAATATGCAATTAAAGTTATTAGTAAAAAAcatgtaaaaagaaaaacagaTAAACAAAGTTTATTAAGAGAAGTAGAATTATTAAAGATGTTAgatcatataaatataatgaaattatatgaattttttgaagataataattattactacttAGTGTCAGATGTATATTCAGGTGGAGAACTATTTGATGAAATTATTAGTAGAAAACGATTCTACGAAATAGATGCAGCAAGAATAATTAAACAAGTATTAAGTGgtattacatatatgcataaaaataatgttgtTCATAGGGATCTAAAACCTGAGAATATACTTttagaaacaaaaaataaagaagatatgattattaaaataatcgATTTTGGTTTATCAACTCATTTTGAATATAGTAAAAAGATGAAGGATAAAATAGGCACAGCTTATTATATTGCTCCTGATGTATTGCACGGTACCTATGACGAGAAGTGTGATATATGGTCCTGTGGTGTTATTCTGTACATACTACTATCAG GATGCCCTCCATTCAACGGTTCGAACGAATATGACATCCTAAAGAAAGTAGAGACCGGGAAATACACGTTTGATCTTCCTCAATTCAAAAAGATAAGTGATAAGGCAAAGGATTTAATACGAAAAATGCTAATGTACACAAGTGCTGTAAGGATCTCTGCTCGAGATGCATTAGAGCATGAATGGATTAAACTAATGACTAGTAAAGATAATGTAAGTATTGACATTCCTTCATTAGAACTGAGTATAACTAATATTCGACAATTTCAAAGTACACAAAAGTTAGCTCAAGctgcattattatatatgggTTCAAAGCTAACAACTATTGATGAAACAAAAGAATTAACaaagatatttaaaaagatggACAAAAATGGAGATGGCCAACTTGATAGaaatgaattaataataGGTTATAAAGAGTTATTAAAACTAAAAGGAGAAAACACAAGTGATTTGGACAGTGCAGCTATTGAATATGAAGTGGATCAAATACTTAGTTCTATAGATCTAGACCAAAATGGGTATATTGAATATTCCGAATTTCTAACCGTCTCTATTGatagaaaattattactatctACCGAAAGATTAGAGAAGGCATTCAAGCTTTTTGATAAAGATGGGTCAGGGAAAATATCAGCAAATGAGTTAGCTCAACTGTTTGGTTTAAGTGATGTAAGTTCAGACTGCTGGAAGACTGTGCTTAAGGAAGTGGATCAGAACAATGACGGGGAAATTGACTTTAAGGAATTTAGAGATATGCTCGTGAAGCTTTGCAACTACTGA
- a CDS encoding queuine tRNA-ribosyltransferase encodes MKKDHVRKDEWEKKENKEKWNSHISISSENTTKKRKSKTEGGNTNKISSRSNSSNTNRNNNYNTYNINNRHNANGIVNDTNSGYDEPLLFDFLTKENYEQYNNFVNFCEINFSGIDLKDVNDTVDHLRRGNNVYLSNYVSSSSEEEEETGAAVGVEAGAAVGVEAGAEAGVEAGVEAGVDASSRVRRKKGAYRKNLKLINIKRSKRARVNMIIIKKKFYNRRRDSSNDDEGKAEGGKTNTVIISPFFMPVGTKCCIKGLIAEEVENICNYIILSNTYHLSNIYDMSIFKNNKDINNFIRFPNAILTDSGGFQMVSLSKRIKILEEGILFNNIYDSSIIRKNISVDTGKSTNVDIHIDSHIDNHIDGNIDDHIEDHVNTNVDSIYPGGDASDRGTSKKNMPGKEQPKYRGKTANKDGHITEIMEEQKNKGGKNAKEKYLNIGEDILLSPELSIKLQNQIGSDIIMALDDVRSATEMDINKIEEATCRTNRWLKRCIDSHKRKEEQTLFGIIQGGLHISLRNKSMEFIIKQKLNGYAVGGLCGGEKKKKFIEIINHCSNEKNKKYNYLPVNKCRYIMGIGYIIDILFCSLFGYDMYDCVYPSRTARFNTALSFDGTIKLKLSKYKYDFTPIVKHCSCYVCKKYTKSSIHLLISKKNPIVNILLTIHNLYFTLHFCYLMRVSIFVDKIDQFVTTVLYNNFVIGYKNGNYKIPDNDKVDLTCKMASCATHAKQKPVHSNPIVDPIPVNDSNASFAHITSVVLPYQGEAKHMEVDEEAGEVKSKQTANNNTADIPSGICEEEMVNIRWDGEINVRRHSTILQDSSTSRMLSMCRKEKMINELKEHLPYWALEALQHADIELKF; translated from the coding sequence ATGAAGAAAGATCATGTTAGAAAAGACGAATGGGAAAAGAAAgagaataaagaaaagtGGAACTCACATATCTCTATCTCATCAGAgaatacaacaaaaaaaaggaaaagtaaAACAGAAGGAGGCAATACCAATAAAATTAGTAGTCGTAGTAACAGTAGTAATActaatagaaataataattacaatacCTATAACATTAACAATAGACATAACGCTAATGGGATTGTCAATGATACGAACAGTGGCTATGATGAACCGCTGCTGTTTGATTTCTTGACAaaggaaaattatgaacagtacaacaattttgtaaatttctgtgaaattaatttttcgGGCATAGATTTGAAGGACGTAAACGACACTGTTGACCATTTGAGGAGGGGCAATAACGTGTACCTTTCGAATTATGTAAGCAGTTCAAgtgaagaggaagaagaaacTGGAGCAGCAGTGGGGGTAGAGGCCGGAGCAGCAGTGGGGGTAGAGGCCGGAGCAGAAGCGGGGGTAGAGGCCGGAGTAGAAGCGGGGGTAGACGCATCTTCCAGGgtgagaagaaaaaaaggagcgTACAGGAAAAACCTGAAgctaattaatataaagcGGAGCAAAAGAGCAAGAGTGAATATgataatcataaaaaaaaagttttacaaTAGGAGGAGGGATAGCAGTAATGATGATGAAGGAAAGGCAGAGGgaggaaaaacaaatacaGTCATCATATCACCCTTCTTTATGCCTGTGGGAACAAAATGCTGTATCAAAGGACTAATAGCAGAAGAAgtagaaaatatatgtaattacattatattaaGCAATACATATCatttatcaaatatatatgatatgtccatttttaaaaataataaggacattaacaattttataagATTTCCAAATGCGATTCTGACCGATTCAGGTGGTTTCCAAATGGTGTCCTTAAGTAAAAGGATAAAGATACTGGAGGAGGGCATACTGTTCAATAACATATATGATAGCTCgataataaggaaaaacaTAAGTGTGGACACAGGCAAGAGTACAAACGTGGACATACACATAGACAGCCACATAGACAACCACATTGACGGCAACATTGACGACCACATTGAGGACCATGTGAATACTAACGTGGATTCTATCTACCCTGGGGGGGATGCCAGTGATAGAGGTACAAGTAAGAAGAACATGCCTGGGAAGGAACAACCAAAATACAGGGGAAAAACGGCCAATAAGGATGGACACATAACTGAAATAATGGAAGAGCAAAAAAACAAGGGGGGTAAAAATgcaaaggaaaaatatttaaatattggtgaggatatattattatcaccTGAATTGTccataaaattacaaaaccAAATAGGGAGCGATATAATCATGGCTTTAGATGATGTAAGGTCAGCCACAGAAATGGACATTAACAAAATTGAAGAGGCAACTTGTAGAACTAATAGATGGTTGAAAAGATGTATAGATAgtcataaaagaaaagaagaacaaACATTATTTGGTATAATACAAGGGGGGTTACACATATCTTTAAGGAATAAATCAATggaatttattataaaacaaaaattaaatggtTATGCTGTAGGCGGTTTATGTggaggggaaaaaaaaaaaaaatttattgaaaTTATTAATCATTGTTctaatgagaaaaataaaaaatataattatttacctGTTAATAAATGTAGGTATATAATGGGAATAGGGTATATAATAgatattcttttttgttcCCTTTTTGGTTACGATATGTATGATTGTGTTTATCCTTCAAGAACAGCTCGATTTAATACTGCTTTAAGTTTTGATGGCActataaaattaaagttatccaaatataaatatgatttcACTCCAATTGTAAAACATTGTAGTTGTTATGtgtgtaaaaaatatacaaagtCTTCTATACATTTACTTATTTCTAAAAAGAACCCCAtcgtaaatatattacttacTATTCATAATCTTTACTTTACTTTACACTTTTGCTATTTGATGCGTGTTTCCATTTTTGTCGACAAAATTGACCAGTTTGTTACCACTGTACTTTATAACAACTTTGTAATTGGctataaaaatggaaactACAAAATTCCTGATAATGATAAAGTTGACTTGACGTGCAAAATGGCTAGTTGCGCTACTCATGCGAAGCAAAAACCTGTGCACAGTAATCCAATTGTTGACCCTATTCCGGTGAACGACTCAAATGCGAGTTTCGCCCATATTACTAGCGTGGTACTTCCCTACCAAGGGGAAGCCAAACATATGGAAGTGGATGAAGAAGCTGGAGAAGTGAAATCGAAACAGACAGCGAATAATAACACTGCAGATATACCAAGCGGCATATGCGAAGAAGAAATGGTAAATATCAGATGGGACGGTGAAATAAATGTACGTCGGCATTCCACAATTTTGCAAGATTCTTCAACAAGTCGAATGCTCAGCATGtgtagaaaagaaaaaatgataaatgaGTTAAAGGAGCATTTACCGTACTGGGCGTTAGAAGCACTGCAGCATGCCGACATTGAACttaagttttaa
- a CDS encoding hypothetical protein (conserved Plasmodium protein), whose protein sequence is MHGRESMYSTSIYDYKNNFERFSNLELNADEKKGEDDKDRRKMFNEKLNESKSLTHKRANWTYNEGATRSPEENVSKYANEHANRSSNEHANGSSNEHANGSSSEHVNGSSNDHFNKNKNAYDIAHDNAHYSANTNANAHGTSEKNAVCIKSSNAFNLFRDSSKEVAANNNKLKNMFSGIIGIQMKHAKNVFEEVKEHIKYTAKEAKKNINYPFCKAPCNIENLKNTIFINEEEIIINKSIYRNMFTKTKEENPFNTQNRQNQQNGKSKNKKNEWDHIFTCNKSDIVIKGNYNFGFNVEVIYENEMNKIIVHAYDKETRRTVPCSYKWKRVYHDKHCDLIDKNLGLLNNGSIKGGSNSACCRNIYENEYYLTCEDIGLKIFVECSCIKSDQMASSNLSKLYLNSSGKPESRNDKIVNMDNSSNSSDGLNNDNNFYKGAPSFKSAFMKNKEERDVHNKISDKYLEHTILEKNLSPYNHCSDVYSGSSMELFLLSSSNYEKVKKNGSKTNEKETDGVKNIYGCSNQKEIKFHSYESSVFNNNSSATTMSNINTAANSSYHNNILRDSGTAAITSTTSTNGANPSRVTNGKYYGVAVAEIGPFYLNANTKMALEHVMNNDTMRYPIYILKKVTNNAQGINITECGTSKYYINDKGKIVEDITNSEVKKNDPLNVFDDYNSVDNLSSCSNVEGEIDIIYMLHIHKHEIKIIDQTNKEKHMWTYKFNHIYPYVEFIEKDKNYFLLFVNDKEYYICRCVYNKHRDIIVIILRYMHANLYILNDYIFNNINNANFESTQVKNIFNNVDVNSILENINKELLICQKTNQRYLHKINKLESEKNALEEDLKNTIEAFQIQLDNIKKSKDESELSKTNEKLMKEIKILQDKYRNVDLFFKSKYKILSYEIEKYKKLVEESKSKVNSKEEERVNHEQLRTLESEKGKLLNENTKLSSLYNKEKRSKMELENKLENLSLKLELLNKSLQEEKMKGNSNNEYLKEIEDLKKNNIILQQRNGKMSCEVNVLMTEKNRLIKLVDSLTRDMEKSKTNGTLRNVDNEMNAKCGTSLVNILNSESDQPHDKEELLKEILSLKHENDLLKKRIKKFAKFDTTL, encoded by the exons ATGCATGGACGTGAATCAATGTATAGCACAAGTATTTACGactacaaaaataattttgaaaggTTTAGTAACTTGGAACTAAATGCTGATGAGAAGAAAGGCGAGGATGATAAAGACAGAAGGAAAATGTTTAACGAGAAATTGAATGAATCGAAAAGTTTGACTCATAAAAGAGCGAATTGGACATACAATGAAGGAGCCACCCGCAGTCCAGAAGAAAATGTGAGCAAATATGCAAATGAACATGCAAATAGAAGTTCGAATGAACATGCAAACGGAAGTTCGAATGAACATGCAAACGGAAGTTCCAGTGAACATGTAAACGGAAGTTCGAATgatcattttaataaaaataagaatgcTTACGATATTGCGCATGATAATGCTCATTATAGTGCCAATACCAATGCCAATGCGCACGGCACCAGCGAAAAGAACGCGGTCTGCATAAAAAGCTCCAACGCGTTTAATTTATTTCGTGATAGTAGTAAAGAAGTAGCAGCGAATAACAACAAGTTAAAAAACATGTTTAGCGGAATTATAGGAATTCAAATGAAGCATGCAAAGAATGTGTTTGAAGAAGTTAAAGAGCATATCAAATACACAGCAAAGGAAgctaagaaaaatattaattatccATTTTGTAAAGCTCCTtgtaatattgaaaatttaaaaaatacaatatttataaatgaagaagaaataattataaataaaagcatCTATAGAAATATGtttacaaaaacaaaagagGAGAACCCATTTAATACACAAAATAGACAAAATCAACAAAATGGTAagagcaaaaataaaaaaaatgaatgggatcatatatttacatgtaatAAGAGTGACATAGTTATAAAGGGAAATTACAATTTTGGTTTTAATGTAGAagttatatatgaaaatgaaatgaataaaattatcGTCCATGCCTATGATAAGGAGACGAGAAGGACAGTACCTTGCTCGTACAAGTGGAAGCGAGTCTATCATGATAAGCACTGCGATTTGATCGATAAAAATTTAGGTCTACTCAACAATGGTAGTATTAAAGGTGGAAGCAACAGTGCTTGTTGCAggaatatttatgaaaacgAATATTACTTAACATGTGAGGATATAGGACTTAAAATATTCGTAGAATGTTCCTGTATAAAAAGCGATCAAATGGCCTCTTCTAATTTGTCCAAATTGTACCTGAACAGTTCAGGAAAACCTGAATCACGCAATGATAAAATTGTCAATATGGATAACAGTAGCAACAGTAGCGATGGGcttaataatgataacaatttttataaggGTGCTCCATCCTTTAAGAGCgcttttatgaaaaataaagaggaaAGAGATGtgcataataaaattagcgataaatatttagaacataccattttggaaaaaaatttatctcCTTATAATCATTGCAGTGATGTGTATTCTGGATCTTCAATGGAATTATTTCTCTTAAGCAGTagtaattatgaaaaagtaaaaaagaatgGTAGCAAAACGAATGAGAAGGAAACGGATGgggtaaaaaatatttacggGTGCAGCAACCAgaaggaaataaaatttcattcATACGAGTCCTCTGTGTTCAATAATAACTCGTCTGCTACTACCATGTCAAACATAAACACCGCGGCTAACAGTAGTTACCATAATAACATCCTGAGAGACAGTGGTACGGCCGCAATTACATCTACTACGTCAACTAACGGTGCTAATCCTAGTCGAGTTACCAATGGAAAATATTACGGGGTGGCAGTAGCTGAAATAGGACCATTTTATTTGAATGCAAACACAAAAATGGCTTTAGAGCATGTTATGAACAACGACACAATGAGGTATCCTATATACATCCTTAAAAAAGTGACAAACAATGCTCAGGGGATTAATATTACCGAGTGTGGGACTagtaaatattacataaatgatAAGGGTAAAATTGTTGAGGACATAACAAACAgtgaagttaaaaaaaatgatccGTTGAACGTATTTGATGATTATAATAGTGTAGACAACCTGAGCTCGTGTTCAAATGTAGAGGGAGAAatagatattatatatatgttacatatacataagcatgaaattaaaataatcgATCAAACCAATAAAGAGAAACATATGTGGACTTACAAatttaatcatatatatccttatgtagaatttatagaaaaggataaaaattattttctgttATTTGTTAATGATAAGGAGTACTATATTTGTAGATGTGTGTATAATAAACATCGTGATATTATTGTCATTATACTGAGATATATGCAtgcaaatttatatattttaaatgactacatttttaataatattaataatgcaAATTTTGAAAGCACACAAgtgaaaaacatttttaacaaCGTTGATGTGAACTCTATccttgaaaatataaataaagaattacTCATCTGTCAAAAAACAAATCAACggtatttacataaaataaataaactgGAGAGTGAGAAAAATGCGCTCGAGGAGGACCTCAAGAATACCATAGAAGCCTTTCAGATCCAATTGG ACAATATAAAGAAGTCCAAAGATGAAAGCGAGCTATCGAAAACAAACGAGAAGTTAATGAAGGAGATAAAAATACTGCAggataaatatagaaatgtcgatttattttttaaaagcaag TATAAGATCTTGTCCTATGagattgaaaaatataagaagcTAGTCGAGGAGAGCAAATCTAAA GTCAATTCTAAAGAAGAGGAGAGAGTAAACCATGAACAACTACGCACGCTTGAGAGCGAAAAG GGTAAGTTGTTAAACGAGAATACCAAATTAAGTAGCTTatataataaggaaaaaaggagTAAAATGGAATTAGAAAATAAGCTGGAGAATTTAAGTTTAAAGTTGGAGCTTCTGAACAAATCTTTACAA GAAGAAAAGATGAAGGGAAATAGCAACAACGAATATTTAAAGGAGATAgaagatttaaaaaagaacaatataattttacaacaGAGAAATGGTAAAATGTCGTGTGAAGTGAACGTATTGATGACGGAGAAGAACAGGCTAATCAAACTTGTGGACTCCTTGACGAGAG ATATGGAAAAGTCGAAAACGAATGGGACCTTGAGAAATGTGGACAACGAGATGAATGC aaaatgCGGTACTTCCCTCGTAAATATTCTGAACAGTGAAAG TGATCAGCCACATGACAAGGAGGAACTgctaaaagaaattttatccTTAAAACATGAAAATGATTTGctcaaaaaaagaataaaaaaatttgcaaaatttGATACAACCTTGTAA
- a CDS encoding serine--tRNA ligase — MVLDINLFRKEKGGNPERIKESEKNRFHDEKNVDKVIEYDEQWRKCIFKLEELKKNINIINKEIGNKKKIDKNADVEDLKKKSLSMKEEIPQLQNDEKELLKQRNKYLSKVGNILNKKVVISNDEENNKVVTRWGVCKKLQVSNSTIGDGTSTTASTTTGITTTNNNNYGSGSSSGNVNPKREMMTNGSSLNANTTANSTSSSSGKKPKYYYHFDLLRKIGGANFKKGIQVAGHRGYYLTGAGFLLHNAILQYAINFLIKKNYSPVYPPFFMRKHIMEECAELADFEETLYKISSSSGATTAAATATTTEATSTAPPRGENCSSNNEAGEDMGKDDLFLIATSEQPLCALHKDETLESKHLPLKYAGISSCFRKEAGAHGKDIRGILRVHQFDKIEQFCVSLPQTSNKVHEEMMKTCEEFYQSLNIPYRIVSIVSGALNNAAAIKYDLEGYFPSSNQYRELVSCSNCTDYQSINLNIKYTDSSVKITDMHKNGLNAKGNVQNEQVDSEYEQFTQDFQTENKNHVHLLNGTMVAAQRFLCCLLENYQNGEGIIVPEKLRPYMNNIDFIPFVE; from the coding sequence ATGGTGCTAGATATAAACCTATTTAGAAAGGAAAAGGGAGGGAACCCAGAGCGGATAAAGGAATCGGAAAAGAATAGGTTTCACGATGAGAAAAATGTAGATAAAGTGATAGAGTATGATGAACAATGGAGGAAATGCATTTTCAAATTAGAAgagttaaaaaagaatattaatataataaacaaagaaataggtaacaagaaaaaaattgataaaaatgCAGATGTAGaggatttaaaaaagaagagtcTAAGTATGAAGGAAGAAATACCGCAGCTTCAAAATGACGAAAAAGAATTGCTAAAACagagaaataaatatttaagtaaaGTAGGTAATATACTAAATAAAAAGGTAGTAATATCCAATGATGAGGAGAACAATAAGGTAGTAACCAGATGGGGAGTgtgtaaaaaattacaagtATCAAATAGCACCATAGGTGATGGTACTTCTACTACAGCCAGTACTACTACAGGCATAACAactactaataataataactatGGAAGTGGTAGCAGTAGTGGTAATGTTAATCCAAAGAGGGAAATGATGACCAATGGTTCCAGTCTAAATGCCAACACCACTGCAAATTCCACTAGTAGCAGCAGTGGGAAGAAgccaaaatattattaccattttgACTTACTAAGAAAAATAGGGGGAGCAAATTTTAAGAAAGGTATACAAGTAGCTGGACATAGAGGGTACTACCTGACAGGTGCAGGTTTCTTATTACATAACGCCATTTTGCAATAtgcaattaattttttaattaagaaaaattattctcCTGTGTATCCACCTTTTTTCATGAGAAAGCATATAATGGAGGAGTGTGCGGAACTGGCGGACTTTGAGGAAACCCTCTACAAAATTTCGTCATCAAGTGGTGCTACCACCGCTgctgctactgctactactacgGAAGCGACTTCAACTGCTCCACCCCGTGGTGAGAACTGTAGCAGTAACAATGAGGCGGGTGAGGATATGGGCAAAGATGATTTATTCTTAATAGCTACGTCGGAACAACCACTGTGTGCATTGCATAAGGACGAAACGTTAGAATCCAAACATTTACCTTTGAAATATGCAGGAATATCTTCCTGTTTTAGAAAAGAAGCTGGAGCACATGGAAAAGATATTAGAGGTATTCTTCGAGTGCATCAGTTCGATAAGATTGAGCAATTCTGTGTTTCATTACCACAAACAAGTAATAAAGTACATGAAGAAATGATGAAAACATGTGAAGAGTTTTATCAATCTTTAAATATACCATATAGAATAGTAAGCATAGTATCTGGAGCACTAAACAATGCAGCTGCTATTAAATATGATTTAGAAGGTTATTTCCCAAGTAGTAACCAGTACAGAGAATTAGTATCTTGTAGTAACTGTACGGATTATCAGAGTATAAAtctaaatattaaatatacagaTTCCAGTGTAAAGATTACCGATATGCATAAAAATGGATTAAATGCTAAGGGAAATGTACAGAATGAACAGGTAGATAGTGAATATGAACAGTTTACTCAAGATTTTCAAAccgaaaataaaaatcatgttcatttattaaatggTACTATGGTTGCAGCTCAGAGGTTTTTATGTTGCTTACTTGAAAATTATCAAAATGGAGAAGGCATTATAGTCCCAGAGAAATTACGTCCCTACATGAACAACATAGACTTTATTCCCTTCGTTGAATAA